In Carya illinoinensis cultivar Pawnee chromosome 6, C.illinoinensisPawnee_v1, whole genome shotgun sequence, a single genomic region encodes these proteins:
- the LOC122312876 gene encoding proline-rich receptor-like protein kinase PERK7, translated as MATDSSSPPPSDSQPVPATPSPPSPPASSPPLEESPPSPPPPTAATTPPPEDSVPSPPSPQNSNASPPPPSSSKTPSPPPPSNQGGGNNDSPTPPPPPPPPPPPSTPRTHNPSNHSPPPPHHLSPSSRTPSYNSNTSASKNGLSLQSTRVSIIIGVTVGAGLLLVVMILLYFSCTRKKKKQDQQYYPSQAPKGGGYYKDSRWNNGPEPNEHMIVNIPPAGSNGAWPTLPPPSTPLPHVIVSSDHSSNFSGPALPPPHPSLALGFSKSTFTYDELAVATGGFSQANLLGQGGFGYVHKGVLPNGKEIAVKSLKSGSGQGEREFQAEVEIISRVHHRHLVSLVGYCIAGSTRMLVYEYLPNKTFEFHLHGKDSPTLDWPTRLKIAMGSAKGLAYLHEDCHPRIIHRDIKGANILLDFSFEAKVADFGLAKLSQDNHTHVSTRIMGTFGYLAPEYASSGKLTEKSDVFSFGVMLLELITGRRPVDPSGDLEDSLVDWAIPLCARAMEEGNYDELVDPRLENNYAPHEMARMVACAATSIRHSAKRRPKMSQIVRALEGDVSLDDLNEGIKPAQSSNFSSSGSEYGASSYSTDMKKFKKMASASNEYGSSEYGATSDYGLNPSSSSSSYHSEEMVRIASRRQGHLANS; from the exons ATGGCTACGGATTCCAGCTCGCCACCACCTTCGGACTCTCAACCTGTCCCAGCTACTCCTTCACCACCATCACCACCAGCCTCATCACCACCTTTGGAGGAATCTCCACCCTCACCTCCGCCTCCAACAGCGGCAACAACTCCACCACCAGAGGACTCAGTACCTTCGCCACCATCCCCACAAAACTCAAATGCTTCTCCTCCTCCGCCTTCCTCATCCAAAACACCTTCACCTCCTCCCCCATCTAATCAAGGAGGTGGTAACAATGATTCACCAACTCCGCCACCGccaccgccaccaccaccacctccttCAACACCAAGAACACACAACCCGTCCAAtcattctcctcctcctccacatCACCTCTCACCATCAAGCCGCACGCCTTCTTATAATTCTAATACGTCAGCATCCAAAAATGGCTTATCCTTGCAATCGACAAGAGTATCTATAATAATAGGAGTTACAGTTGGGGCAGGGTTGTTGCTTGTCGTCATGATCTTGCTTTACTTTTCATGCactagaaagaagaagaaacaagatcAGCAATACTATCCCTCCCAAGCACCCAAAG GTGGTGGATATTATAAAGACTCAAGATGGAACAATGGGCCCGAACCTAACGAACACATGATTGTCAATATACCTCCAGCTGGGAGCAATGGAGCTTGGCCAACGCTGCCTCCGCCTTCGACACCACTGCCTCATGTGATCGTTAGCAGTGACCATAGCTCCAATTTCTCTGGTCCCGCCTTGCCGCCCCCACACCCTTCTCTAGCTCTCGGGTTCAGCAAGAGCACCTTCACCTATGATGAGCTAGCGGTTGCAACCGGGGGCTTCTCTCAGGCAAACTTATTGGGTCAGGGAGGGTTCGGCTACGTACATAAAGGCGTGTTGCCCAACGGCAAAGAAATTGCAGTGAAGAGTCTAAAATCGGGTAGCGGGCAGGGAGAGCGCGAGTTCCAGGCCGAGGTTGAGATCATTAGCCGCGTCCATCATCGTCACCTTGTGTCACTTGTTGGGTATTGTATTGCAGGAAGCACGAGGATGTTAGTTTATGAATATCTCCCCAATAAAACCTTTGAATTCCACCTTCATG GGAAGGATAGCCCAACCTTGGACTGGCCGACCAGGCTCAAAATCGCAATGGGATCAGCCAAGGGGCTTGCTTACCTGCATGAAGATT GTCACCCTCGGATCATTCACCGGGACATCAAAGGTGCAAATATTCTACTTGACTTCAGTTTTGAAGCCAAG GTGGCTGATTTCGGGTTGGCAAAACTAAGTCAGGACAACCACACTCATGTGTCTACTCGCATCATGGGTACCTTCGG GTACTTGGCTCCTGAGTATGCATCAAGTGGCAAGCTAACTGAGAAATCTGATGTTTTCTCCTTTGGTGTTATGCTTTTGGAATTGATAACTGGAAGGCGGCCTGTGGATCCCTCGGGTGACTTGGAGGACAGCTTAGTAGACTGG GCTATACCTCTTTGTGCACGCGCAATGGAGGAGGGAAACTATGATGAGCTGGTGGATCCACGTCTGGAGAACAATTATGCCCCCCACGAGATGGCACGCATGGTGGCATGTGCTGCTACAAGCATTAGGCATTCTGCTAAAAGGCGACCAAAAATGAGTCAG ATTGTTCGTGCCTTGGAAGGTGATGTCTCGTTGGACGACTTGAACGAGGGAATAAAACCTGCCCAAAGTTCCAACTTCAGCTCTAGCGGTTCTGAGTATGGCGCAAGCTCATACAGCACTGACATGAAGAAGTTTAAAAAGATGGCATCGGCCAGCAATGAATACGGAAGCAGTGAATATGGAGCCACAAGCGACTATGGGCTCAATCCTTCCTCCTCAAGCAGCAGTTATCACTCGGAGGAAATGGTCAGGATAGCGAGCCGGAGGCAAGGTCACTTAGCAAACTCTTGA